The genomic window TTCGGTGTTAACCTGAAAGGTCTTTTAGGATCTTTTGATGGAGTTTTATCATCCTCTTTTCGGTGCGGTTGTCTTTCATATCGTCTGGTTTCTCGAAGTTCCTCTATTTCGATCTGTCCCGTCGCCTTGTCCCGAAATTCTTCTAACGTCCTTGGTTTTGCGACTGCTATGGCCTCTTGGAACTTACCAGGTCGGAGGCCGCTCTTCAGGGCATGGAGTTGTACTTCGGGATTGAGGTCTGGGATTTCCATGGCGGCCGTTGTGAAGCGCGTCATGTAATCCTTCAGGCTCTCATGTTGTCCTTGTCTGATCGTGCTAAGGTAGTCTGAGTCCCTCACGTAGATCTTTGAGGCTGCAAACTGATTGATAAATAGCTTGGAGAAGTCGTCGAAGTTAGATATTGACCCTGCAGGTAAATTTGAAAACCATAATAATGCAGCCCCATCTAGAAATGTAGGAAAAGATCGGCACAAAATGGGATCGGAGTCACTGTTCAAGAACATCATTGATTCAAACTTGGTGACATGAATTTTAGGATCTCCGATCCCTTTATATGGTGCCAAGGTCATAGGTAGTGTAAAGTTTTGGGGCATCTTAAAACTCATAATCTCATCAGAAAAAGGGTTAGTTCGTCGTCTCCCTGTTTTCGGGGGCCCTTCCTCTGTTTTTGCATTCGATTCTGACTGGTGCTCCTCGTTTTGTTCAGGATTTcttcttatatatatttatttcagTATTAATGATAcaaatattataatttataaaggaTGTATAGTGTCACGAGGTACTCGTGTAATTGGGGAATTATGTGGAAGTAGATTGTGACGCTTATATAGTTGTCTGTCTTTATTCATTGGCTGAACATCGATTATTGTTGCGTGTTTACGCGATGTCTAAGCACCATCCATTATGTACGTTGAAAAtgacaattatatataaaatataaaataagaatgtGATATTTTCTGTCTAAATGATCAACATAGACTATCTGAGACCATTCGCGCTCCTGAAAAGCGGTGATAATCGGGTCGGTAGTAGGAGTGCACATGATCCGGTTTGGTTCGAAGGTTCGGTCCGGTCTCAAACACTTTATGAGCTAATTttgtgtgatttcatcgggtttagggtcgggtaaaggtctcaaaaatagaccctaTCATTATTTCGAGTCGGGtctgggccatagctcgggtcacccgaagtcggcccagTGGCCCGGTCACCatatacaattaatattttgtgttactagtgatggatcatgactattcttatgtggaatttaagtattgtaaatcttaatattttgtgttattagtcattataagactataagttaatgttttatgtttggaatgtataagactttagactaatgcataatattgtgttatttgtattgatttaaatatttggtattattagacaatattagtattgattgtggttatgctttagtattgattgtggttatactttaattttgaagaaaggttgattcttgttatatttttctaagtgaattttaccatgttaaataatagttggagtcttggaaatttggatatttttacatgctagcttacaagaaggtatcaacgtaatgtaatgttaacggtccGATTTTCACCTGGTTTTACCccgtataattgtggcccgaaagtgtattggtttcatcgggtcgaGGGCCagattcgggtctaataaatagactcggtgtatatttcgggtcgggtttgGGTCACATCAAATCCGGCTTCACCtgacccatgtgcacccctagcgGGTAGCAGGATTTTGTCCTATCCAACCTCGTTTTTCCCTGTAACAATCTGCAGATAATCCGCATATAAATTGTAAATCTCATCAGAAAAAGGGTTAGTTCGTCGTCTCCCTGTTTTCGGGGGCCCTTCCTCTGTTTTTGCATTCGATTCTGACTGGTGCTCCTCGTTTTGTTCAGGATTTGTTACTTTATTGACGTGCTTTCGTTCGCCTCCGTTCTGCATCGCGGCCAATAGTTCAGCCATCCGCTGATTTTCCGCGAGTAATGCGGCGTTGGCTGTTATGAGGTCGGCGTTGGTCCGAGGATGCTGCTGGGTATCTGACTGGTCCGTCATGTTGTAACTTCTGAAAAGAAAAGCAGGGCACGAGGTGCGTGAGTCAATGtgataaagaaagaaaataaaaaggggTCACTCAAGGaaggccccacggtgggcgccaattgttctatCTAGAGTAAGCTTCCGAGGTGTGGTCGGCTCCGCAACACGTGGAAAACTCGGAAACGTCGTCTTGAGAACTATCGACCTTGGTGTGGAACCTGCAAAAAAGGactccgacgcccaagtcagCTTATGAGCTTAAAACcagaaaggataaaaataaataagagagaaaGAGTAGTTTTTGGGAAAAGGGGGAATAGTGATCTTTTTGAGTCAATGATtgtctttttctcttgtttttctGACTTCTTGAGTTGAAGTCCGTTTGTTTAAATAGAGCGTGTCAGTTGAGTAATGCTCGGTACTTGTTAGGGTTTGTTGATAGAGTCGAGATTCTCAATTCCGTTAGAACGAGAATCTCGGTACGAGTGACGTGATGGACTTGTTTCTCGTTCTGTTGACCGGGGATGTTGGGAAGGTTTGGCCGAGGATATCGGGAAGGTACACAGCCCCCAAGCTCGGCATGAGGAACGTGTTGAGCTTTTTGCTGTATCCTCGGCCTGTATTGTTTTTTGATTTGTTAGTGTGGTTTTATTGACTAGGGAGCCCCCAAGCTCAACGTGTTTCTGTTGCCCAGCTTGTGTGCTTTATGGGCTTTGCTAAGTGGGCTTGGTGTCATGTGGTTTTTGTTAATactatttcttctttcttttttttttttttgaggcgGGAAATGGGGCTGCCGCTTGTAGTTAATGGAGGAGTGGAGGGGTTACGTGGGGTGTTGTGTCGGAGTAACTTCCTGTCTGTTAGACTCCTATGCTCCTTTGGGTTTGGTTTTCCTCAATTTGCAAAAAATGAGTAAGAAAGGTAACTTTTTTCACTTTTTCCTTTGGTTTCGTACTGCcatttctttttcgtttttatgGGTAAGAAAGGGGTTACTGTAGATGAGGATGATCCCTATGGTTGGGTGGATAGTGATGTGAGGTCTCGGGTTTCTGTGTTTAGTAGTATGGAGATGCTGTCGCAGTTGAATGAGACTAGGTGGGTGAGGGGTAGTGATAAGTTGAAGGTTAGGTTTTTACCGTGCGATAGGGATGATAGAGTTTGTGAGAAGCGTGGTGATTGGTCGTATTTCTATGTGTATACGTGCATGTTGACAGAGTTGGGTGTACGATTTCCCTTTACGGATTTCCAGTGTGGTGTGTTATCGCTGTTGAACTGTGCTCCCACGCACTTAGAATGTGAGGATAGGGTTAAGAGTGAGGACTATATACTCGGGTTTCTTATGTCAGCAATGTCATCCGCTGACCTTCTGTCTATTCCTGCGTTGCTGAAGCTTGAAGGGGATAGGGAAGCGTTAGAGGAATACTTAGGTATCTGTTTTGTATATTTTGTTTGCTGGTGGTTTGGTGTGTTTATAGATTATTGATTATTTTCGCTTTCTGTCAGGTGAGAAGGCGTCGACCCTGACTACTGCCAATTTGAAGGCTTTTGTCTCTAAGGCtagaaaaaaggagaaagaaggtTCGTCGACTAATGTGGCGAAGGAAGGGGGTGGGTCTGTTGGTCAAGAAATTCCTCTTAAGAGAAAAAGAGGTGGGGGGAACTCGAGAGTTGTGGATTTAACTGCTGTGAAGGATGATAATGCTGTTTTTACAGCAGAGGAGATTGATGCGGCTTTTCAGAGTCAGGTTGGTCTTCATGGCTACAAAGAAGGGCCGAGTAATTCGATATGGTCGGCCGGTTTTCCTTTCATGGCCGTGGCTGATGAATTTGCCCAGGTCGATTCTGATGTCAAGACAATCCATGAGGCTGGGAAGATAGGGGTGGCTCGTTATTTGCAGGTTAGTTATTTGATTTGTGTTTTATTGCTTAGTGATTGTAAGACTGAAGGGTATGATGTTTGTTTAGGTGATTGGAGCTCGGTTGTTGTCAATTGGTCGCACCTCAGAGCTGGATGCGATATTGGATGCTGATAATGTTGTTGCTGTGAAGAAGCTTAAGGAATCGTTGCAAGAGAGGGATTTGAAAATTGACAAACTGAGGGCTGAAGTTAAAGCTCTTAAGAAGGCTTCGGAAACCGAGGTAAGCAAGTTGAAAAAGGACTTGGATGTGAGTGTTGCTGAGACAGAAGGGTTAAGAGCTAGGGTTGCCGAACTAgaggaggaggtgctgactgccTTTACCTTAGGTTTTGATCGGGCTGTGGCTCAGATTGGTGTTGTTGCGCCTGAAGTTGATATTACTTTGCTTGATGTAACAAAGATTGTGAGTGGAGGTCGCCTTATGGATGATGGGACGTTGCCTGAAAACCAGGATGAAAGTGTATCGGTTGAGAAAGGAGCGGATTAGGATGTCTATCTGACTTTTTGCTTTTTGTAATTTATTTCTGTCTTTTGGAC from Arachis ipaensis cultivar K30076 chromosome B09, Araip1.1, whole genome shotgun sequence includes these protein-coding regions:
- the LOC107616207 gene encoding uncharacterized protein LOC107616207; translation: MTLAPYKGIGDPKIHVTKFESMMFLNSDSDPILCRSFPTFLDGAALLWFSNLPAGSISNFDDFSKLFINQFAASKIYVRDSDYLSTIRQGQHESLKDYMTRFTTAAMEIPDLNPEVQLHALKSGLRPGKFQEAIAVAKPRTLEEFRDKATGQIEIEELRETRRYERQPHRKEDDKTPSKDPKRPFRLTPKYDSYTRFNARREDILKEILHNKLIKPPNRAGSYQDQRFVDKSKHCAFHQKFGHTTDECVIAKDLLERLARQGHLDKYITRARPSSEGPTVRRPERRQNTPEKPKTQPPPPRGVINCISGGFASGGQTSSARKRRFREMLTLQQTNKAPTSKPRTPEISFKHSDYQARSDNLDDPYKKY